From one Mustela nigripes isolate SB6536 chromosome 16, MUSNIG.SB6536, whole genome shotgun sequence genomic stretch:
- the KIAA0753 gene encoding protein moonraker isoform X3, with translation MGPGRPAAVAGAHLAACVQLHGSSDPRTLQAQNQLQFSRSAPEHAGTLAVRYSCPHAIRIEKLKHSYRESYGCEDAGWHGSGHGSGSASFSVISEERLSYAVHLAKRDVKRRQLEERVGRRRLGGEPRLSRLHKVPEPSMQRKEPGSWDTCPCGHQPSTMGTSCAGAKVYLYAPHPAPSHLAVPHSPPTHDPGLEPRPKLGGHQQLLDVQRLQRELSTCIHKMEEVTKKDRTEVALDPDEERRAQVRRQEQAVSSARMLYVLQQQVKEIQEELDKLSPRETRHTKKSWAMSRLAAAHRGAIRALQVLVTQLTDRGEHPVPARCRELGGLIRQLSLCSAKLHADPSVPNVVADILRQIEALESLLEKKLSPKKKKSFTEIRSRFPVGGRGALERWQSPPKSARRTLVAKESFPEEARWPSGAKTLPADNCPAGTAPAATWRLENGLDVMGAESLPEETLSAPDHSASFSGDPLALARAGAAAGRPITRSAVLRKEEARAPARPPQGLHKAGRGGPTRSQSRSRLQRTTVSSRLKVSQQPVRDSRAPWVPPNPTSPPASPKCAAWLKVKPSPKSAAKEAWLQQDEAPDGSPRRDAVAQEAVSRLAWLDAETSRTVKELEELKAGASDETRRRGVSDTQLADKVEKAVLERLKPLLVTAQRVSSSQEADHQPRDRLSADVATGQPVEEAAAVDRAAHSLHQLGDCLENAAHGPWTTTHHGGLESETSVPIGDGRGSPDLESLMLRVEEMEKYREIICQRYSKIVYADPHLWGQEGKTGQAPPAVSERPLSPHPIRITKTPARRDPDVNIVLEEPRNANSLDESVGMDERSEKSGARLAPLPEECPQKDGQTVLHVPPGLRHSIGDYCSRFEQYLRLVAHEAVGTFNPWLLAESSTPLEDVQASRKVPRAQSLAKPLDEVAE, from the exons ATGGGTCCGGGAAGGCCGGCCGCCGTCGCCGGGGCTCACCTGGCAGCCTGCGTCCAGCTACATGGGAGCAGCGACCCTAGGACCCTCCAGGCCCAG AACCAGCTGCAGTTCAGCAGGAGTGCACCCGAGCACGCAGGCACCCTGGCCGTGCGCTACTCCTGCCCGCACGCCATCCGGATCGAGAAGCTGAAGCACTCATACCGTGAGTCATACGGCTGTGAGGATGCGGGCTGGCATGGCAGCGGCCATGGGAGCGGCTCGGCCTCGTTCTCCGTCATCTCGGAGGAGCGGCTCAGCTACGCCGTGCACCTGGCCAAGAGGGATGTGAAGCGCAGGCAGCTGGAGGAGCGCGTTGGGCGGCGCCGGCTCGGGGGGGAGCCCCGGCTCTCTCGTCTGCATAAGGTCCCCGAGCCCAGCATGCAGAGGAAGGAACCGGGGAGCTGGGACACATGCCCTTGTGGCCACCAGCCGTCCACGATGGGAACGTCCTGCGCGGGTGCCAAGGTGTATCTGTACGCACCTCATCCGGCCCCGTCCCACCTGGCTGTGCCCCACTCGCCCCCCACCCACGACCCGGGCCTGGAGCCCCGCCCCAAGCTCGGCGGCCACCAGCAGCTGCTGGATGTGCAGCGGCTCCAGAGGGAGCTGAGTACTTGCATCCACAAGATGGAAGAGGTCACGAAGAAAG ACAGGACGGAAGTGGCTTTGGACCCCGATGAGGAGCGACGCGCCCAAGTCAGGAGGCAGGAGCAGGCCGTGAGCTCGGCCCGGATGCTGTATGTCCTGCAGCAGCAG GTGAAGGAGATCCAGGAAGAGTTGGATAAATTGAGCCCACGTGAGACCAGACACACGAAGAAG TCATGGGCCATGTCGCGGCTGGCAGCTGCCCACCGAGGAGCCATCCGGGCCTTACAGGTGTTGGTGACGCAGCTTACGGACCGCGGGGAGCACCCGGTTCCTGCGCGCTGTCGGGAGCTGGGCGGCCTCATCCGCCAGCTCTCACTCTGCTCCGCCAAGCTGCACGCCGACCCCTCCGTCCCCAATGTGGTTGCGGACATCCTGCGACAGATTGAG GCTTTGGAATCCCTCCTGGAAAAGAAATTGtcaccaaaaaagaagaaaagtttcacGGAAATTCGGAGCAGGTTTCCTGTTGGTGGCCGTGGGGCCTTAGAGAGATGGCAGAGTCCTCCTAAGAGTGCGAGGAGAACCCTTGTAGCAAAGGAGTCGTTTCCCGAGGAAGCAAGGTGGCCTTCAGGGGCGAAGACGCTCCCGGCTG ATAACTGTCCCGCTGGGACAGCGCCTGCTGCGACCTGGAGGTTGGAGAACGGGCTGGATGTAATGGGTGCAGAGAGCCTTCCGGAAGAAACCCTGTCTGCTCCAGACCACAGCGCCAGCTTCTCGGGGGATCCACTGGCCCTGGCGAGAGCCGGAGCTGCAGCGGGGAGGCCCATTACCAGGAGTGCGGTGCTCCGGAAGGAGGAGGCCCGGGCGCCAGCGAGGCCACCTCAG GGACTGCACAAAGCTGGAAGAGGAGGACCGACCCGGTCCCAGAGCAGAAGCCGACTGCAGCGCACCACAGTGtcctccagactgaaagtgagccAGCAGCCTGTGAGGGACAGCAGGGCCCCTTGGGTGCCTCCGAACCCCACGTCCCCGCCAGCGTCTCCCAAGTG CGCTGCCTGGCTGAAGGTGAAGCCGAGCCCCAAGAGCGCTGCAAAGGAAGCGTGGCTGCAGCAGGACGAGGCTCCGGACGGGAGTCCGCGGAGGGACGCCGTTGCGCAGGAAGCTGTGAG CAGGCTCGCTTGGCTTGATGCCGAAACTTCCAGAACAGTGAAGGAGCTAGAGGAACTGAAAGCCGGAGCCTCGGACGAGACGCGGAGGCGGGG AGTGTCAGACACCCAGCTAGCAGACAAGGTGGAGAAGGCAGTCCTGGAGCGTTTGAAGCCTCTTCTGGTCACGGCCCAG AGGGTCAGCTCTTCTCAGGAAGCAGATCATCAGCCGAGGGACCGGCTGTCAGCAGACGTGGCAACCGGCCAGCCCGTGGAGGAG GCTGCAGCTGTGGACCGTGCAGCCCACAGCCTTCACCAGCTGGGGGACTGCTTGGAAAACGCTGCCCATGGGCCCTGGACCACGACCCACCATGGGGGCTTGGAGTCAGAAACCTCAGTGCCGATTGGGGACGGCAGAGGCAGCCCGGATCTGGAGAGCCTGATGCTGCGGGTGGAGGAAATGGAG AAATACCGGGAGATAATTTGCCAGAGATACAGTAAAATCGTATATGCTGATCCTCACctgtgggggcaggaaggaaagaCGG GGCAGGCCCCCCCAGCAGTAAGTGAGAGGCCTCTCTCTCCTCATCCAATCAGGATCACAAAGACCCCAGCTCGCAGAGACCCCGACGTGAACATCGTGTTGGAAGAACCCAGGAATGCCAA TTCCCTGGACGAAAGCGTGGGGATGGATGAGAGGTCTGAGAAGAGCGGGGCCCGCCTTGCACCCCTCCCAGAAGAGTGTCCGCAGAAGGACGGCCAGACCGTGCTGCACGTCCCCCCAGGCCTGCGGCACAGCATTGGCGACTACTGTAGCCGCTTCGAGCAGTACCTCCGCCTGGTTGCGCACGAGGCTGTGGGCACCTTCAACCCGTGGCTGTTGGCCGAGAG
- the KIAA0753 gene encoding protein moonraker isoform X1 translates to MGPGRPAAVAGAHLAACVQLHGSSDPRTLQAQNQLQFSRSAPEHAGTLAVRYSCPHAIRIEKLKHSYRESYGCEDAGWHGSGHGSGSASFSVISEERLSYAVHLAKRDVKRRQLEERVGRRRLGGEPRLSRLHKVPEPSMQRKEPGSWDTCPCGHQPSTMGTSCAGAKVYLYAPHPAPSHLAVPHSPPTHDPGLEPRPKLGGHQQLLDVQRLQRELSTCIHKMEEVTKKDRTEVALDPDEERRAQVRRQEQAVSSARMLYVLQQQVKEIQEELDKLSPRETRHTKKSWAMSRLAAAHRGAIRALQVLVTQLTDRGEHPVPARCRELGGLIRQLSLCSAKLHADPSVPNVVADILRQIEALESLLEKKLSPKKKKSFTEIRSRFPVGGRGALERWQSPPKSARRTLVAKESFPEEARWPSGAKTLPADNCPAGTAPAATWRLENGLDVMGAESLPEETLSAPDHSASFSGDPLALARAGAAAGRPITRSAVLRKEEARAPARPPQGLHKAGRGGPTRSQSRSRLQRTTVSSRLKVSQQPVRDSRAPWVPPNPTSPPASPKCAAWLKVKPSPKSAAKEAWLQQDEAPDGSPRRDAVAQEAVSRLAWLDAETSRTVKELEELKAGASDETRRRGVSDTQLADKVEKAVLERLKPLLVTAQRVSSSQEADHQPRDRLSADVATGQPVEEAAAVDRAAHSLHQLGDCLENAAHGPWTTTHHGGLESETSVPIGDGRGSPDLESLMLRVEEMEKYREIICQRYSKIVYADPHLWGQEGKTGQAPPAVSERPLSPHPIRITKTPARRDPDVNIVLEEPRNANSLDESVGMDERSEKSGARLAPLPEECPQKDGQTVLHVPPGLRHSIGDYCSRFEQYLRLVAHEAVGTFNPWLLAESFSDELVDEALGAVAAELEDACEDYAEAVFTSEFLEAAT, encoded by the exons ATGGGTCCGGGAAGGCCGGCCGCCGTCGCCGGGGCTCACCTGGCAGCCTGCGTCCAGCTACATGGGAGCAGCGACCCTAGGACCCTCCAGGCCCAG AACCAGCTGCAGTTCAGCAGGAGTGCACCCGAGCACGCAGGCACCCTGGCCGTGCGCTACTCCTGCCCGCACGCCATCCGGATCGAGAAGCTGAAGCACTCATACCGTGAGTCATACGGCTGTGAGGATGCGGGCTGGCATGGCAGCGGCCATGGGAGCGGCTCGGCCTCGTTCTCCGTCATCTCGGAGGAGCGGCTCAGCTACGCCGTGCACCTGGCCAAGAGGGATGTGAAGCGCAGGCAGCTGGAGGAGCGCGTTGGGCGGCGCCGGCTCGGGGGGGAGCCCCGGCTCTCTCGTCTGCATAAGGTCCCCGAGCCCAGCATGCAGAGGAAGGAACCGGGGAGCTGGGACACATGCCCTTGTGGCCACCAGCCGTCCACGATGGGAACGTCCTGCGCGGGTGCCAAGGTGTATCTGTACGCACCTCATCCGGCCCCGTCCCACCTGGCTGTGCCCCACTCGCCCCCCACCCACGACCCGGGCCTGGAGCCCCGCCCCAAGCTCGGCGGCCACCAGCAGCTGCTGGATGTGCAGCGGCTCCAGAGGGAGCTGAGTACTTGCATCCACAAGATGGAAGAGGTCACGAAGAAAG ACAGGACGGAAGTGGCTTTGGACCCCGATGAGGAGCGACGCGCCCAAGTCAGGAGGCAGGAGCAGGCCGTGAGCTCGGCCCGGATGCTGTATGTCCTGCAGCAGCAG GTGAAGGAGATCCAGGAAGAGTTGGATAAATTGAGCCCACGTGAGACCAGACACACGAAGAAG TCATGGGCCATGTCGCGGCTGGCAGCTGCCCACCGAGGAGCCATCCGGGCCTTACAGGTGTTGGTGACGCAGCTTACGGACCGCGGGGAGCACCCGGTTCCTGCGCGCTGTCGGGAGCTGGGCGGCCTCATCCGCCAGCTCTCACTCTGCTCCGCCAAGCTGCACGCCGACCCCTCCGTCCCCAATGTGGTTGCGGACATCCTGCGACAGATTGAG GCTTTGGAATCCCTCCTGGAAAAGAAATTGtcaccaaaaaagaagaaaagtttcacGGAAATTCGGAGCAGGTTTCCTGTTGGTGGCCGTGGGGCCTTAGAGAGATGGCAGAGTCCTCCTAAGAGTGCGAGGAGAACCCTTGTAGCAAAGGAGTCGTTTCCCGAGGAAGCAAGGTGGCCTTCAGGGGCGAAGACGCTCCCGGCTG ATAACTGTCCCGCTGGGACAGCGCCTGCTGCGACCTGGAGGTTGGAGAACGGGCTGGATGTAATGGGTGCAGAGAGCCTTCCGGAAGAAACCCTGTCTGCTCCAGACCACAGCGCCAGCTTCTCGGGGGATCCACTGGCCCTGGCGAGAGCCGGAGCTGCAGCGGGGAGGCCCATTACCAGGAGTGCGGTGCTCCGGAAGGAGGAGGCCCGGGCGCCAGCGAGGCCACCTCAG GGACTGCACAAAGCTGGAAGAGGAGGACCGACCCGGTCCCAGAGCAGAAGCCGACTGCAGCGCACCACAGTGtcctccagactgaaagtgagccAGCAGCCTGTGAGGGACAGCAGGGCCCCTTGGGTGCCTCCGAACCCCACGTCCCCGCCAGCGTCTCCCAAGTG CGCTGCCTGGCTGAAGGTGAAGCCGAGCCCCAAGAGCGCTGCAAAGGAAGCGTGGCTGCAGCAGGACGAGGCTCCGGACGGGAGTCCGCGGAGGGACGCCGTTGCGCAGGAAGCTGTGAG CAGGCTCGCTTGGCTTGATGCCGAAACTTCCAGAACAGTGAAGGAGCTAGAGGAACTGAAAGCCGGAGCCTCGGACGAGACGCGGAGGCGGGG AGTGTCAGACACCCAGCTAGCAGACAAGGTGGAGAAGGCAGTCCTGGAGCGTTTGAAGCCTCTTCTGGTCACGGCCCAG AGGGTCAGCTCTTCTCAGGAAGCAGATCATCAGCCGAGGGACCGGCTGTCAGCAGACGTGGCAACCGGCCAGCCCGTGGAGGAG GCTGCAGCTGTGGACCGTGCAGCCCACAGCCTTCACCAGCTGGGGGACTGCTTGGAAAACGCTGCCCATGGGCCCTGGACCACGACCCACCATGGGGGCTTGGAGTCAGAAACCTCAGTGCCGATTGGGGACGGCAGAGGCAGCCCGGATCTGGAGAGCCTGATGCTGCGGGTGGAGGAAATGGAG AAATACCGGGAGATAATTTGCCAGAGATACAGTAAAATCGTATATGCTGATCCTCACctgtgggggcaggaaggaaagaCGG GGCAGGCCCCCCCAGCAGTAAGTGAGAGGCCTCTCTCTCCTCATCCAATCAGGATCACAAAGACCCCAGCTCGCAGAGACCCCGACGTGAACATCGTGTTGGAAGAACCCAGGAATGCCAA TTCCCTGGACGAAAGCGTGGGGATGGATGAGAGGTCTGAGAAGAGCGGGGCCCGCCTTGCACCCCTCCCAGAAGAGTGTCCGCAGAAGGACGGCCAGACCGTGCTGCACGTCCCCCCAGGCCTGCGGCACAGCATTGGCGACTACTGTAGCCGCTTCGAGCAGTACCTCCGCCTGGTTGCGCACGAGGCTGTGGGCACCTTCAACCCGTGGCTGTTGGCCGAGAG
- the KIAA0753 gene encoding protein moonraker isoform X2: MGPGRPAAVAGAHLAACVQLHGSSDPRTLQAQNQLQFSRSAPEHAGTLAVRYSCPHAIRIEKLKHSYRESYGCEDAGWHGSGHGSGSASFSVISEERLSYAVHLAKRDVKRRQLEERVGRRRLGGEPRLSRLHKVPEPSMQRKEPGSWDTCPCGHQPSTMGTSCAGAKVYLYAPHPAPSHLAVPHSPPTHDPGLEPRPKLGGHQQLLDVQRLQRELSTCIHKMEEVTKKDRTEVALDPDEERRAQVRRQEQAVSSARMLYVLQQQVKEIQEELDKLSPRETRHTKKSWAMSRLAAAHRGAIRALQVLVTQLTDRGEHPVPARCRELGGLIRQLSLCSAKLHADPSVPNVVADILRQIEALESLLEKKLSPKKKKSFTEIRSRFPVGGRGALERWQSPPKSARRTLVAKESFPEEARWPSGAKTLPADNCPAGTAPAATWRLENGLDVMGAESLPEETLSAPDHSASFSGDPLALARAGAAAGRPITRSAVLRKEEARAPARPPQGLHKAGRGGPTRSQSRSRLQRTTVSSRLKVSQQPVRDSRAPWVPPNPTSPPASPKCAAWLKVKPSPKSAAKEAWLQQDEAPDGSPRRDAVAQEAVRLAWLDAETSRTVKELEELKAGASDETRRRGVSDTQLADKVEKAVLERLKPLLVTAQRVSSSQEADHQPRDRLSADVATGQPVEEAAAVDRAAHSLHQLGDCLENAAHGPWTTTHHGGLESETSVPIGDGRGSPDLESLMLRVEEMEKYREIICQRYSKIVYADPHLWGQEGKTGQAPPAVSERPLSPHPIRITKTPARRDPDVNIVLEEPRNANSLDESVGMDERSEKSGARLAPLPEECPQKDGQTVLHVPPGLRHSIGDYCSRFEQYLRLVAHEAVGTFNPWLLAESFSDELVDEALGAVAAELEDACEDYAEAVFTSEFLEAAT; encoded by the exons ATGGGTCCGGGAAGGCCGGCCGCCGTCGCCGGGGCTCACCTGGCAGCCTGCGTCCAGCTACATGGGAGCAGCGACCCTAGGACCCTCCAGGCCCAG AACCAGCTGCAGTTCAGCAGGAGTGCACCCGAGCACGCAGGCACCCTGGCCGTGCGCTACTCCTGCCCGCACGCCATCCGGATCGAGAAGCTGAAGCACTCATACCGTGAGTCATACGGCTGTGAGGATGCGGGCTGGCATGGCAGCGGCCATGGGAGCGGCTCGGCCTCGTTCTCCGTCATCTCGGAGGAGCGGCTCAGCTACGCCGTGCACCTGGCCAAGAGGGATGTGAAGCGCAGGCAGCTGGAGGAGCGCGTTGGGCGGCGCCGGCTCGGGGGGGAGCCCCGGCTCTCTCGTCTGCATAAGGTCCCCGAGCCCAGCATGCAGAGGAAGGAACCGGGGAGCTGGGACACATGCCCTTGTGGCCACCAGCCGTCCACGATGGGAACGTCCTGCGCGGGTGCCAAGGTGTATCTGTACGCACCTCATCCGGCCCCGTCCCACCTGGCTGTGCCCCACTCGCCCCCCACCCACGACCCGGGCCTGGAGCCCCGCCCCAAGCTCGGCGGCCACCAGCAGCTGCTGGATGTGCAGCGGCTCCAGAGGGAGCTGAGTACTTGCATCCACAAGATGGAAGAGGTCACGAAGAAAG ACAGGACGGAAGTGGCTTTGGACCCCGATGAGGAGCGACGCGCCCAAGTCAGGAGGCAGGAGCAGGCCGTGAGCTCGGCCCGGATGCTGTATGTCCTGCAGCAGCAG GTGAAGGAGATCCAGGAAGAGTTGGATAAATTGAGCCCACGTGAGACCAGACACACGAAGAAG TCATGGGCCATGTCGCGGCTGGCAGCTGCCCACCGAGGAGCCATCCGGGCCTTACAGGTGTTGGTGACGCAGCTTACGGACCGCGGGGAGCACCCGGTTCCTGCGCGCTGTCGGGAGCTGGGCGGCCTCATCCGCCAGCTCTCACTCTGCTCCGCCAAGCTGCACGCCGACCCCTCCGTCCCCAATGTGGTTGCGGACATCCTGCGACAGATTGAG GCTTTGGAATCCCTCCTGGAAAAGAAATTGtcaccaaaaaagaagaaaagtttcacGGAAATTCGGAGCAGGTTTCCTGTTGGTGGCCGTGGGGCCTTAGAGAGATGGCAGAGTCCTCCTAAGAGTGCGAGGAGAACCCTTGTAGCAAAGGAGTCGTTTCCCGAGGAAGCAAGGTGGCCTTCAGGGGCGAAGACGCTCCCGGCTG ATAACTGTCCCGCTGGGACAGCGCCTGCTGCGACCTGGAGGTTGGAGAACGGGCTGGATGTAATGGGTGCAGAGAGCCTTCCGGAAGAAACCCTGTCTGCTCCAGACCACAGCGCCAGCTTCTCGGGGGATCCACTGGCCCTGGCGAGAGCCGGAGCTGCAGCGGGGAGGCCCATTACCAGGAGTGCGGTGCTCCGGAAGGAGGAGGCCCGGGCGCCAGCGAGGCCACCTCAG GGACTGCACAAAGCTGGAAGAGGAGGACCGACCCGGTCCCAGAGCAGAAGCCGACTGCAGCGCACCACAGTGtcctccagactgaaagtgagccAGCAGCCTGTGAGGGACAGCAGGGCCCCTTGGGTGCCTCCGAACCCCACGTCCCCGCCAGCGTCTCCCAAGTG CGCTGCCTGGCTGAAGGTGAAGCCGAGCCCCAAGAGCGCTGCAAAGGAAGCGTGGCTGCAGCAGGACGAGGCTCCGGACGGGAGTCCGCGGAGGGACGCCGTTGCGCAGGAAGCTGTGAG GCTCGCTTGGCTTGATGCCGAAACTTCCAGAACAGTGAAGGAGCTAGAGGAACTGAAAGCCGGAGCCTCGGACGAGACGCGGAGGCGGGG AGTGTCAGACACCCAGCTAGCAGACAAGGTGGAGAAGGCAGTCCTGGAGCGTTTGAAGCCTCTTCTGGTCACGGCCCAG AGGGTCAGCTCTTCTCAGGAAGCAGATCATCAGCCGAGGGACCGGCTGTCAGCAGACGTGGCAACCGGCCAGCCCGTGGAGGAG GCTGCAGCTGTGGACCGTGCAGCCCACAGCCTTCACCAGCTGGGGGACTGCTTGGAAAACGCTGCCCATGGGCCCTGGACCACGACCCACCATGGGGGCTTGGAGTCAGAAACCTCAGTGCCGATTGGGGACGGCAGAGGCAGCCCGGATCTGGAGAGCCTGATGCTGCGGGTGGAGGAAATGGAG AAATACCGGGAGATAATTTGCCAGAGATACAGTAAAATCGTATATGCTGATCCTCACctgtgggggcaggaaggaaagaCGG GGCAGGCCCCCCCAGCAGTAAGTGAGAGGCCTCTCTCTCCTCATCCAATCAGGATCACAAAGACCCCAGCTCGCAGAGACCCCGACGTGAACATCGTGTTGGAAGAACCCAGGAATGCCAA TTCCCTGGACGAAAGCGTGGGGATGGATGAGAGGTCTGAGAAGAGCGGGGCCCGCCTTGCACCCCTCCCAGAAGAGTGTCCGCAGAAGGACGGCCAGACCGTGCTGCACGTCCCCCCAGGCCTGCGGCACAGCATTGGCGACTACTGTAGCCGCTTCGAGCAGTACCTCCGCCTGGTTGCGCACGAGGCTGTGGGCACCTTCAACCCGTGGCTGTTGGCCGAGAG